GGGCGGATCTGGCCGATCCCGAACGGTCACTCGTAGCGTTTGGTGCGGCCGGTCTGACAGCACTCGGCTGTGAGGTGGTCATCGTTCCGGCGTTGGCCGTTTCCGGCTACGGTCAGCGTCTGGGCCAAGGTGGTGGCTACTACGACCGGATGTTCGCCGGGTTCGTCGATTCGCGTGGCCCACTGCGACTCGCGTTGGTCGGGCCGGGCGAAGTGCGCACCGACCTGGTGACCGAGGCCCATGATCAACTCGTCGACGAGTACGTGATCGGCTAGCGGGCCTACGCGTCCTTGCGTTCGAAAACAACCAGCGCAGCGGCCACCAGTACGGCCACCCAGGCGAGATACACCAGGCCATTGCGCACCATGTCCTCGCCAGCCACGAAGTTGTTGCCGGAGGTGAACGGCAGAACCTTGCCGATCCAGGGCAGCCAACTGCCGGCCAGGCCAGTGATCAGGTTCTCCACGACGACGGCGAGCAGCAACGGAATGATCACGCCGAGGGCCAAGATTCGGGTCAGGACGGTGACGGCAAACACCACCAGGCAGAACCCCATCAAGAACAACCACGCCCGCAGGATGAACGCGGCGAAAGAGACCGTGCTGTCCGGGTGGGCGATGATGCCGGTCTGTGGCCAGAAGATCAGCGCCGACACGACAAGTGAGAGGACGAACGCGGCCGTGATCCACAGGCAGCAAACGAGCACCTTGCCGACGAACACCGGCATCCGCCGTGGGAAGGCTGTCAGCGTCAACCGGATCGTGCCCTGCCGGTACTCCTGACCGAACGCCTGCGCAGCGACCGTTCCAAGCAACACCAAGACGACGAAGTTGGTCGTGGCGGTACTCAGCGCGCCGCCCATGCTCAGTAGTCCGGCCGGCTCAACCGTCGAGTCAGAATCGGACACCGAGTTGGCGGCGTTGAGTCCAACCGTGACCAGCGCCGCAAGTCCCGCGGAGAACACGATCGACAGTGCGAGCAAGATCCAGGTCGACCTGATCGACGAGATCCGCCGCCATTCGTAGCGCAGTACGCCGACCATCAGTTCCTCCCTCCAGTGGCGAATTCCTGACCCTCGTTGGTCAACTCAAGGAAGACCTCCTCAAGGCTGGCCGTGCGCGCGGACAGTTCGCGTAGCTGAATCTGATTGCGAAACGCAATCTCGCCGACCCGGTCGGTCGCCGCGCCCTGAACAGAGAGCCCGTCCTGACCCTCGGCAACCGCGGCCACCCCGTCGACCCGAAGGGCCTCCAACAGCCGATGCCGGTCCGAGCTTCGGACGAGCACATCGTTGCGGGTACTGCGCGAGACGAAGTCGGCCATCATCTCGTCCGCGATCAGCGAGCCGCGAGAGATGACGACGAGCCGGTCGGCCATCAGCTGCATCTCGCTGAGCAGGTGACTGGATACGAACACGACATTGCCCTGGGAGGCGTAGAACCGGAGGAAATCGCGCAGCCAGTGGATCGACTGTGGGTCCAATCCGTTGGCCGGCTCGTCGAGCACCAGGGTTGACGGCTCGGCGAGGATCGCACCAGCAAGGCCGAGCCGTTGACCCATACCGAGGGAGAACGACTTGGGTCGCTTCTTCGCCACCGACTCCAATCCGACCAGGTCGATCACCTCGTCCACGCGGGCTTTGGAGAGGTTGGCGTCGGCAGCGAGCATGCGTAGGTGCGCGCGAGCAGTTCGGTTCGGGTTGAAGAAGTTCGCATCCAGGTGAGCGCCGACAACCCGGGTGGCGTGCGGGTGGTCAACCAGCGGCTGCCCATTCCACAAAGTCCGACCGCTGCCGTGGTCAAGGCCCAGCATTAGCCGCATGGTCGTGGACTTTCCGGACCCATTGGGGCCCAGAAAACCAGTCACCACACCGGGCTCAAGGGTGAAGGTCAAGTCATCGACCGCCTTCTTCTTCCCGTAGACCTTTGTCAGCCCGCTCACTTCAACCTTCATGCAGCCGGACGCTACCGGGCATCGGCCACGTAAGCTCGCACATGTCGCCAATGTCAGGTGATAGTCGCTCCGGAGGAATGAACCCGTGCCCACCTATGAATACGTCTGCACCGAATGCAGTGAGCCGCTAGAGGTCGTGCAGTCGATTCACGACGATTCCCTCACTCAATGCCCGTCCTGTGGCGGAAAACTCCGCAAAATCTT
This Candidatus Nanopelagicales bacterium DNA region includes the following protein-coding sequences:
- a CDS encoding ATP-binding cassette domain-containing protein yields the protein MKVEVSGLTKVYGKKKAVDDLTFTLEPGVVTGFLGPNGSGKSTTMRLMLGLDHGSGRTLWNGQPLVDHPHATRVVGAHLDANFFNPNRTARAHLRMLAADANLSKARVDEVIDLVGLESVAKKRPKSFSLGMGQRLGLAGAILAEPSTLVLDEPANGLDPQSIHWLRDFLRFYASQGNVVFVSSHLLSEMQLMADRLVVISRGSLIADEMMADFVSRSTRNDVLVRSSDRHRLLEALRVDGVAAVAEGQDGLSVQGAATDRVGEIAFRNQIQLRELSARTASLEEVFLELTNEGQEFATGGRN
- a CDS encoding ABC transporter permease subunit; the protein is MVGVLRYEWRRISSIRSTWILLALSIVFSAGLAALVTVGLNAANSVSDSDSTVEPAGLLSMGGALSTATTNFVVLVLLGTVAAQAFGQEYRQGTIRLTLTAFPRRMPVFVGKVLVCCLWITAAFVLSLVVSALIFWPQTGIIAHPDSTVSFAAFILRAWLFLMGFCLVVFAVTVLTRILALGVIIPLLLAVVVENLITGLAGSWLPWIGKVLPFTSGNNFVAGEDMVRNGLVYLAWVAVLVAAALVVFERKDA